In the genome of Halostella limicola, one region contains:
- a CDS encoding winged helix-turn-helix transcriptional regulator, producing MDDDTADDRDSDVDIEDREVEETTVDVDDGVEVEERLEVDDDGEVHEEVAVDADGEETTVVDEETDAEAGGESTKERAVEGFDQGVVDLLSWILDTETRARIYVYLRQNPGSTSEEIAEGTGLYPSTVREALAELHEEEIVSRRKRESEGAGNNPYEYTAIAPSELVGGIVGQIQTELNTVFNLDDYLSDAEPVEDDDADPVTITVDDGDDVDAEGDET from the coding sequence ATGGACGACGACACCGCGGACGACCGAGACAGCGACGTCGACATCGAGGACCGAGAGGTCGAGGAGACGACCGTCGACGTCGACGACGGCGTGGAGGTCGAGGAGCGCCTCGAAGTAGACGACGACGGCGAGGTCCACGAGGAGGTCGCCGTCGATGCGGACGGCGAGGAGACGACGGTCGTCGACGAGGAGACCGACGCCGAGGCGGGGGGCGAATCGACCAAGGAGCGCGCCGTCGAGGGGTTCGACCAGGGCGTCGTCGACCTGCTCTCGTGGATCCTCGACACGGAGACGCGGGCGCGGATCTACGTCTACCTCCGGCAGAATCCGGGGTCGACAAGCGAGGAGATCGCCGAGGGGACGGGCCTGTACCCGAGCACCGTCCGCGAGGCGTTGGCCGAGCTCCACGAGGAGGAGATCGTCTCCCGCCGAAAACGCGAGAGCGAGGGCGCGGGCAACAACCCCTACGAGTACACCGCAATCGCGCCGAGCGAACTCGTCGGCGGTATCGTCGGGCAGATCCAGACGGAGCTGAACACCGTCTTCAACCTCGACGACTACCTGAGCGACGCCGAACCCGTCGAGGACGACGACGCCGATCCGGTGACGATCACCGTCGACGACGGCGACGACGTGGACGCCGAGGGCGACGAAACGTAA
- a CDS encoding glutamate--cysteine ligase — protein sequence MDTGAAERFDELGTLGIEEEFYVVDEDGRPVSGTDDLVYRHDPPEILEDRVDHELFKCVIETQTPVIESPGDAADTLYEVRDALVDHAERHGYRIAAAGLHPAAKWRELEHAEKPRYRSQLDRIQYPQHRNTTAGLHVHVGVDDADKATWIANRIRWFLPPMLALSANSPFWNGFDTGLQSGRAKIFEGLPNTGMPTAFEDFAAYREFEQRMIDTGSINDRGELWYEVRPHTDHGTVEVRTPDGQADPDRVLAFAEYTRALVVDLAERYEDSPDPTAAGGGRLRRELLDENKWRAIRHGHDAAFVTRDGDDTVDLGELVDRESDRLGVDGIRDLYDAESGASRQRRRREEGLDALCESLVL from the coding sequence ATGGACACGGGCGCCGCCGAGCGGTTCGACGAACTGGGTACGCTTGGGATAGAGGAGGAGTTCTACGTCGTCGACGAGGACGGCCGCCCCGTCTCCGGCACCGACGACCTCGTCTACCGGCACGACCCGCCCGAGATCCTGGAGGACAGGGTGGACCACGAGCTGTTCAAGTGCGTCATCGAGACCCAGACGCCGGTGATCGAGTCGCCCGGCGACGCCGCGGACACGCTCTACGAGGTCCGCGACGCCCTCGTCGACCACGCCGAGCGCCACGGTTACCGGATCGCCGCCGCGGGGCTGCATCCCGCCGCGAAGTGGCGCGAACTGGAACACGCCGAGAAGCCGCGCTACCGCTCGCAGCTCGACCGCATCCAGTACCCGCAGCACCGCAACACGACGGCGGGCCTGCACGTCCACGTCGGCGTCGACGACGCGGACAAGGCGACGTGGATCGCGAACCGCATCCGGTGGTTCCTGCCGCCGATGCTCGCGCTGTCGGCGAACTCGCCGTTCTGGAACGGGTTCGACACCGGCCTCCAGTCCGGCCGCGCGAAGATCTTCGAGGGGCTGCCAAACACCGGCATGCCGACCGCGTTCGAGGACTTCGCGGCGTACCGCGAGTTCGAGCAGCGGATGATCGACACCGGCTCTATCAACGACCGCGGGGAGCTGTGGTACGAGGTCCGCCCGCACACCGACCACGGGACCGTCGAGGTGCGCACCCCCGACGGGCAGGCCGACCCCGACCGCGTGCTGGCGTTCGCCGAGTACACTCGAGCGCTGGTCGTCGACCTCGCCGAGCGCTACGAGGACAGCCCCGACCCGACGGCGGCGGGCGGGGGTCGCCTCCGGCGTGAACTCCTCGACGAGAACAAGTGGCGCGCCATCCGGCACGGCCACGACGCCGCGTTCGTCACCCGCGACGGCGACGACACGGTCGACCTCGGCGAACTCGTCGACCGGGAGTCCGACCGACTCGGCGTCGACGGCATCCGGGACCTCTACGACGCCGAGAGCGGCGCGAGCCGCCAGCGCCGCCGCCGCGAGGAGGGCCTCGACGCGCTCTGCGAATCGTTAGTGCTCTGA
- a CDS encoding dual specificity protein phosphatase family protein, with protein MDRNAEGPFVRPKGYVADEPIVRRIGERDLFLGNGLAAHPEEHDRTFEHVLSATAEERPLTTHHHPLTDGRGIEWPAFEAAADAARDLYRRDGRTLIHCRAGVSRSATLVATALAAEEGREFRDALADVHEARPLAMPHPALHESAVVYLAADS; from the coding sequence GTGGACCGAAACGCCGAGGGCCCGTTCGTGCGCCCGAAGGGGTACGTCGCGGACGAGCCGATCGTCCGCCGCATCGGCGAGCGCGACCTGTTCCTGGGGAACGGGCTCGCCGCGCATCCGGAAGAGCATGACCGAACGTTCGAGCACGTGCTGTCGGCGACGGCCGAGGAGCGACCGCTCACGACGCACCACCACCCGCTCACCGACGGACGGGGCATCGAGTGGCCCGCGTTCGAGGCGGCCGCGGACGCCGCCCGCGATCTCTACCGCCGAGACGGGCGAACGCTGATCCACTGCAGGGCGGGCGTCTCGCGGAGCGCGACGCTCGTCGCGACGGCGCTCGCCGCCGAGGAGGGCCGGGAGTTCCGCGACGCGCTGGCGGACGTGCACGAGGCCCGGCCGCTCGCGATGCCGCACCCGGCGCTCCACGAGTCGGCCGTAGTCTATCTCGCCGCCGACTCGTAG
- a CDS encoding fibrillarin-like rRNA/tRNA 2'-O-methyltransferase, which yields MSLPDGVTRRAFDGDDRLATRGEPVYGEPTEDGWRLWDARRSKLGAMLELGMDVGLDGGDGVLYLGAASGTTVSHVADFAGPTYAVEFAARPARDLLDAARDRDRLFPLLKDARKPETYAHVVESGLDAVVQDVATRGQARVAAENRRFLADDGRLVAAIKARSEDVTGEPDDVFDAVLDELAESYEVLETERLEPFHDDHLGVVARPQ from the coding sequence ATGAGCCTCCCCGACGGCGTCACGCGCCGGGCGTTCGACGGCGATGACCGGCTCGCGACCCGCGGCGAACCGGTGTACGGCGAGCCGACCGAGGACGGCTGGCGGCTGTGGGACGCCCGCCGGTCGAAGCTCGGCGCGATGCTGGAACTGGGGATGGACGTGGGCCTCGACGGCGGCGACGGCGTCCTCTACCTCGGCGCGGCGAGCGGCACCACGGTGAGCCACGTCGCGGACTTCGCCGGCCCCACTTACGCCGTCGAGTTCGCGGCGCGACCCGCCCGCGACCTGCTCGACGCGGCCCGGGACCGCGACCGACTGTTCCCGCTGCTGAAGGACGCCAGAAAGCCCGAGACGTACGCCCACGTCGTCGAGAGCGGCCTCGACGCCGTCGTGCAGGACGTGGCGACGCGCGGGCAGGCCCGCGTCGCCGCGGAGAACCGCCGGTTCCTCGCCGACGACGGCCGCCTCGTCGCGGCGATCAAGGCCCGGAGCGAGGACGTGACCGGCGAGCCCGACGACGTGTTCGACGCGGTGCTCGACGAGTTGGCGGAGAGCTACGAGGTGCTCGAAACGGAGCGGCTGGAGCCGTTCCACGACGACCACCTCGGCGTGGTCGCGCGGCCGCAGTAG
- a CDS encoding NOP5/NOP56 family protein: MTNAQGWFADLDPDDAESATDRVREGRSEDPADWPSRAVEAGFADGEDDYYDRLREATLSATAAAVEAAERSDDKQLVHAVRAMDDCERTANELAERVAEWAGTLFEDAGTGVEGARDIAERDPAGPTERRVVSLAERVASLAEESDELREYVERQAGTVAPNLAAMAGPVLAARLIALAGGLESLAKMPSGTVQVLGAEDALFAHLRGRASSPKHGIIYTHEYVRGTAPEHRGSASRALAGKLTIAARIDHYSGERKPEIDRELDERIETIRARGEGE, encoded by the coding sequence ATGACTAACGCGCAGGGCTGGTTCGCGGATCTCGACCCCGACGACGCCGAATCGGCGACCGACCGCGTCCGGGAGGGGCGCAGCGAGGACCCGGCCGACTGGCCGTCGCGGGCCGTCGAGGCCGGGTTCGCCGACGGCGAGGACGACTACTACGACCGCCTCCGCGAGGCGACGCTGTCCGCCACTGCGGCCGCCGTCGAGGCGGCCGAACGCTCGGACGACAAGCAGCTCGTCCACGCCGTCAGGGCGATGGACGACTGCGAGCGGACCGCCAACGAACTCGCCGAACGCGTCGCCGAGTGGGCCGGGACGCTGTTCGAGGACGCCGGCACCGGCGTCGAGGGCGCGCGCGACATCGCGGAGCGCGACCCGGCGGGGCCGACCGAGCGCCGCGTCGTCTCCCTCGCCGAACGGGTCGCGTCGCTGGCCGAGGAGAGCGACGAACTCAGGGAGTACGTCGAGCGGCAGGCCGGCACCGTCGCGCCGAACCTCGCCGCGATGGCCGGACCGGTGCTCGCCGCCCGGCTCATCGCGCTCGCCGGCGGGCTGGAGTCGCTCGCGAAGATGCCGAGCGGCACCGTGCAGGTGCTCGGCGCGGAGGATGCGCTGTTCGCGCACCTCCGCGGCCGGGCGAGTTCGCCGAAGCACGGCATCATCTACACCCACGAGTACGTCCGCGGCACCGCGCCGGAGCACCGCGGGTCGGCGTCCCGCGCGCTCGCCGGGAAGCTCACCATCGCGGCCCGCATCGACCACTACTCGGGCGAGCGCAAGCCGGAGATCGACCGGGAGCTGGACGAACGCATCGAGACCATCCGCGCGCGGGGTGAGGGCGAATGA
- a CDS encoding DUF7331 family protein: MEPNQQPSPDETDDRYRGYETDDGRFVVYDSDNGNAWIHSTAAVDVER, translated from the coding sequence ATGGAACCGAACCAACAGCCCTCCCCCGACGAGACCGACGACAGATACCGCGGGTACGAAACCGACGACGGCCGGTTCGTGGTGTACGACTCCGACAACGGGAACGCCTGGATCCACTCCACGGCGGCCGTCGACGTCGAGCGATAA
- the paaE gene encoding 1,2-phenylacetyl-CoA epoxidase subunit PaaE gives MRRPDPSVDTRGDDARAECPYCGSTDTEREHPKGPSLCRSMHFCNACEQPFEKFG, from the coding sequence ATGAGGCGACCGGACCCGAGCGTCGACACGCGCGGGGACGACGCCCGAGCGGAGTGTCCCTACTGCGGGTCGACCGACACGGAGCGGGAGCACCCGAAGGGGCCGTCGCTCTGCCGGTCGATGCACTTCTGTAACGCCTGCGAACAGCCGTTCGAAAAGTTCGGGTAG
- the paaD gene encoding 1,2-phenylacetyl-CoA epoxidase subunit PaaD produces the protein MSSDVPLGDAAPDEVDAGDASEDADRALGDIETDAAPCAYTEYDEGDAPEDVPATGAGASGVERSVWDELYEVEDPEMPVSVVDLGLIYGVEVEDGEATVEMTLTYTGCPARDMLTGDVESAAASAEGVEEASVRLVWSPEWSVEMVTPEGRERLREFGLSL, from the coding sequence ATGAGTAGCGACGTGCCCCTCGGCGACGCGGCACCGGACGAAGTGGACGCCGGCGACGCTTCGGAAGACGCCGACCGCGCACTTGGGGACATCGAGACGGACGCTGCCCCGTGCGCGTACACGGAGTACGACGAGGGCGACGCCCCCGAGGACGTGCCCGCGACCGGCGCGGGGGCGTCCGGCGTCGAGCGCAGCGTCTGGGACGAGCTGTACGAGGTCGAGGACCCCGAGATGCCGGTGAGCGTCGTCGACCTGGGCCTGATCTACGGCGTCGAGGTCGAGGACGGCGAGGCGACGGTCGAGATGACGCTGACCTACACGGGGTGTCCGGCGCGGGACATGCTCACCGGCGACGTGGAGTCCGCGGCCGCGAGCGCCGAGGGCGTCGAGGAGGCGTCCGTCCGCCTCGTCTGGAGCCCCGAGTGGTCGGTCGAGATGGTGACGCCCGAGGGCCGCGAACGGCTCCGGGAGTTCGGGCTGTCGCTATGA
- the paaC gene encoding 1,2-phenylacetyl-CoA epoxidase subunit PaaC: protein MTRLDPDDLSERERTAVEHLLYRLADDELVLAERYTEWQVAAPTLESDLALANIAQDELGHARLWYDLLQDLGYSESDLIYERDPGEFRHATLAEVPFEDGDWADAVVRGYLYDVAENCRLEALEDSAHPRIVNRVGKVRGEEEYHREHARNWLERLAGDEDGRRRLQSAVDRLFPHALTLFEPTDETVEEDVVDLGIRRRGLDDLREEWLATVEPFLESVGLRLPMDPDDDHADHLPDAVGRDRSHTDDWVDLHDEMTRTYRELERTDTTRIMDKPTDE, encoded by the coding sequence ATGACGCGACTCGACCCGGACGACCTCTCGGAACGCGAACGTACCGCCGTCGAACACCTGCTCTATCGCCTGGCCGACGACGAACTCGTCCTGGCCGAGCGCTACACCGAGTGGCAGGTCGCCGCGCCGACGCTGGAGTCGGACCTCGCGCTCGCCAACATCGCGCAGGACGAGCTCGGCCACGCGCGCCTCTGGTACGACCTGCTGCAGGACCTCGGCTACTCCGAGTCCGACCTCATCTACGAGCGCGACCCCGGCGAGTTCCGCCACGCGACGCTCGCGGAGGTGCCGTTCGAGGACGGCGACTGGGCCGACGCCGTCGTCCGCGGCTACCTCTACGACGTCGCCGAGAACTGCCGGCTGGAGGCGCTCGAGGACTCCGCGCACCCGCGGATCGTCAACCGCGTCGGCAAGGTGCGCGGCGAGGAGGAGTACCACCGCGAGCACGCCCGCAACTGGCTGGAGCGACTCGCCGGCGACGAGGACGGCCGCCGACGCCTGCAGAGCGCCGTCGACCGCCTGTTCCCGCACGCGTTGACGCTGTTCGAGCCGACGGACGAGACCGTCGAGGAGGACGTCGTCGATCTCGGGATCCGGCGGCGCGGCCTCGACGACCTCCGCGAGGAGTGGCTGGCGACGGTCGAGCCGTTCCTGGAGTCGGTCGGTCTCCGCCTCCCGATGGACCCGGACGACGACCACGCCGACCACCTGCCGGACGCCGTCGGCCGGGACCGGAGCCACACCGACGACTGGGTCGACCTGCACGACGAGATGACCCGCACCTACCGGGAACTCGAACGGACGGACACCACGCGGATAATGGACAAGCCCACCGATGAGTAG
- the paaB gene encoding 1,2-phenylacetyl-CoA epoxidase subunit PaaB — MIWEVFRQEKSGDYHAHCGNVHAPDREMAKLFAQIQHGRRKPTNSLWVVPQEEVGEVDTEEAHFGGTTDKSYRWAMTYKGVDADFAQEVADSQKEQEAAERQRGDD, encoded by the coding sequence ATGATCTGGGAAGTGTTCCGCCAGGAAAAGTCCGGGGATTACCACGCCCACTGCGGCAACGTCCACGCGCCCGACCGCGAGATGGCCAAGCTGTTTGCCCAGATCCAGCACGGCCGCCGGAAGCCGACCAACAGCCTCTGGGTCGTCCCGCAGGAGGAGGTCGGCGAGGTCGACACCGAGGAGGCCCACTTCGGCGGCACGACGGACAAGTCCTACCGCTGGGCGATGACGTACAAGGGCGTCGACGCCGACTTCGCGCAGGAAGTGGCCGACTCGCAGAAGGAACAGGAAGCCGCGGAGCGACAGCGGGGTGACGACTGA